The following nucleotide sequence is from Bacteroidota bacterium.
ACTTTCCGCCCCTCGTGGGCAAGCGCACAGGCTGTGAGTTGCGCAATGGCTGCGCCGAGGCTGTGGCCGGTAACAAAGATCGGCCGGCCGGCTTGCTCAGCCTCCAGGCTATCCAGCACAGCCCCGAGGTCATTTTTGATGCTTTCAAATGCACGATTAAACCCGACATGTACGCGCCCCTTGCGTTTGTCATCGAGGAAAGGCTGTTTGCGGAGATTCAAATCGGTCAGAAAATCCCGAGGCTCTTTGGTGCCTCTGAAGCTGACTACAATATGGCTGTCTTTGACGGCAACAAACCCCTGCGTATCTGTATTTCTGTTTTCAATCCAGTGCACGGCGTCAAAGCCCCACTGTGGCGCTGTCAACATATCCCGAACATACCCTTCACGCATGTACGCCAGTTGGCTGCATTCCGACATCCAGATGGCATTGGCTTTCGTGTACGATACAGCATCTGATGCAAACGGGAACAGCATACTCGGGATCACATCATCGCGGCCATACCTGCGGTGGTTCATCACCTGCCCCACATCGCGCAACGAACGCGCGCCGCTCCATCCTTTTATACGTCCCCACGCAGCACACCGAACAGGTTTGTCAGGGTCGTCGATCGTCATGAGGGTTTCGACAACTTTGTCGCCCTCTTTGACTTCTTCCAATTTAATACTGAACAGATCAGCATACTCCTGTGTCCATTCAAAAACGTTGAACGCATCTTCGTGCGCTTTCAACGGAATGGGACCATCTGTATTAACGCAGTAGTGCTGATACAGCCGGCGCACAGCTTTTGCCTGGTCCGGACCATTGGTCAGCATGTTATCAAAGAGCAACATCGACTCCGCCAGCTTGGTAAAGTCTCGCTCTTCGTAATACGCTTCTTCATAATAGGGCACCGCCACTTCTTTTTTGTGATGCGCCAGGGCCATTAAAAACTGTGGTTTGTCAGCCTGTTCGAGATACAGCTTGACCAGATCAGAAATAGTGGATGCGGTTGGAGGGAGCAGTTCATCGAACGTGCCGGATAATTCTGTGAGCATAGCAGGTTTGGTAGATGTACGGGCAAAAGCAGCCTGAGAGAAAACAAGACTTCCCAGCGTTGCAGTTGTAGTTGTGCCGATAAATTTACGACGGGATAGTCCGGTACCGTGCGCCTTTTTGCGGGGGCCTTTCATGGCTGCGTACCTGGTTTAATAGCAGAAAGATAGCGCGCAATTTCAACACGGCTTTTACTTTTGAAACACGCTGTTTGTACCCGGATATGCAAGCAGTCTTCAGCTACAGTTGTGCTTTTGTATCCGAGCTTCTCTATTAAACACACGAAGCCCGCTGTAAAAGGCTCATAACCCTTGATTGGTAGTTTAACACACCAGCAGGCAATGCTACAACGGCACCTCATCCACCGACTGGATTTGGGAGACAATACGCCCGGTGTTGTCGATGAGGTACTTGGTGGGGAAATAATCTACCGTGAAGTGCGACGAAATGGGATTGGCGGGGTCGTCGTAGAGCAGGATATAGTTGACGCCTTTGTTTTTTGCGATGCCTTCCAACGTCCGCCGGCGGCTGGCAATTTTATTTTGGCCGGCTTCAGATTCATGGGTAATATATCCCCCCAGGTGCAGCGCATCCTCTGCAACGGAGACAAATACAATATCATCACGATTGACGATCTGGTTCTGGAACGCGACAAAGTCAGGAATATCACCAATGCAAGGCGGACAACTGGTTGACCAGAAATCGAGTACTACGGTCTTGCCATTGAGGGCAGCAAGGTCGAAGGTTGTTGAATCGGTTAGATTGGTGTACAGGCCGGCAAACTGTACCGGATCCCCTTCTCCTTTGATTACAGACCGGCCCATCGTTGCGAGTTGCATTTCGAACAACGCTGAATCGTCTGTAGCTGGCAGCCGGCCGTACCATGCAGCCAAGGAATCATCGGGGACAAAAAAGCCCGTCGTTTCGCGGGCGATAAATGCCAGCGTCTCTTTTGCTGCGTCGATGTCACCACGGTTAACATGTTGGTCCAGCAAGGTTCGCGTCATAGTCATAACCCGTACCTTTTGCCAGCTAAGGCTCAGATTCGCTGCAGCAGTATCCTGAAGCACGGCCGCGAGTTGCGCGTGGGCTTCATCCAGTGCCCCGGCTCTCGCG
It contains:
- a CDS encoding lipase family protein, yielding MKGPRKKAHGTGLSRRKFIGTTTTATLGSLVFSQAAFARTSTKPAMLTELSGTFDELLPPTASTISDLVKLYLEQADKPQFLMALAHHKKEVAVPYYEEAYYEERDFTKLAESMLLFDNMLTNGPDQAKAVRRLYQHYCVNTDGPIPLKAHEDAFNVFEWTQEYADLFSIKLEEVKEGDKVVETLMTIDDPDKPVRCAAWGRIKGWSGARSLRDVGQVMNHRRYGRDDVIPSMLFPFASDAVSYTKANAIWMSECSQLAYMREGYVRDMLTAPQWGFDAVHWIENRNTDTQGFVAVKDSHIVVSFRGTKEPRDFLTDLNLRKQPFLDDKRKGRVHVGFNRAFESIKNDLGAVLDSLEAEQAGRPIFVTGHSLGAAIAQLTACALAHEGRKVAAVYTYGAPRVGNDEFCDFYKSLLKDRTYLHINNTDIVTKIPTRWLGFRHTVMPAKQFDSGHALSGLAEIAEGVESMVANQELMEVAAAEIEQTLAHLEIDDLTPDNELDRVSYSSSGFDEGAVSDHGISQYLFKFACSIVDDKLGALG